A window of Syngnathoides biaculeatus isolate LvHL_M chromosome 9, ASM1980259v1, whole genome shotgun sequence contains these coding sequences:
- the LOC133505718 gene encoding equilibrative nucleoside transporter 2-like produces MMPEEKKASAPTDRGNMVAAIIFMLGLGTLLPWNFFITASQYFNQRLSTSGEAGNHQLNTSGEPVKEYNYDSWMALLSQLPLLLFTLLNSFFYQWVREGVRVATSLVAILLLFSLTAALVEVDMTPDTFFSVTMATIWFINMFGAVLQGSLFGAVGLLPARYSTLFMTGQGLAGIFAAVAMLCSVLGNTDSYKSAALGYFITPCVATLGTLACYMILPRLEFARFYLRRRSRDNDEEAKMKELLPCADAHVESIKGVKHLDADGKLMGEPGERSSVLFVFKKIWLMALCITCVFAVTLSVFPVVTVRVETVYKEHAKWDQVFTCVCCFVVFNVMDLLGRGAPSLAQSPSQGSYLFPCAVASRVLFIPLLMMCNIPASKLSVSLFRHDVIFVAIMALFAFSNGYLASLCMAYAPRLVGHRDCETAGSLMTFFLVLGLALGAAFSFILGKLM; encoded by the exons AT GATGCCAGAAGAAAAGAAAGCGAGCGCTCCCACTGACCG GGGTAACATGGTCGCCGCCATCATCTTCATGCTGGGCCTGGGGACGCTGCTCCCCTGGAACTTCTTCATCACGGCCTCGCAG TATTTCAACCAGCGCCTCAGCACGTCGGGTGAGGCGGGCAACCATCAGCTTAACACGTCGGGCGAGCCGGTCAAAGAGTACAACTACGACAGCTGGATGGCGTTGCTTTCCCAGCTGCCCTTGCTGCTCTTCACGCTGCTCAACTCCTTCTTCTACCAATG GGTTCGGGAAGGGGTGCGCGTGGCCACGAGCCTGGTTGCCATCTTGCTGCTCTTCTCTCTGACGGCCGCCTTGGTGGAAGTTGACATGACGCCTGACACCTTCTTCTCTGTCACCATGGCGACCATTTGGTTCATTAACA TGTTCGGCGCGGTGTTGCAGGGCAGCCTGTTCGGGGCAGTGGGCCTGCTGCCGGCTCGCTACAGCACGTTGTTCATGACCGGCCAGGGCCTGGCAGGGATCTTCGCCGCTGTCGCCATGCTCTGCTCAGTCTTGG GTAACACTGACTCCTACAAATCAGCAGCGTTGGGCTACTTCATCACGCCGTGCGTAGCCACACTGGGAACGCTGGCCTGCTACATGATATTGCCTCGCCTG GAATTTGCTCGCTTCTACCTGAGGCGGCGTTCGCGCGACAATGACGAGGAGGCGAAGATGAAAGAACTCCTTCCCTGTGCCG ACGCACACGTCGAGAGCATTAAAGGCGTAAAACATTTGGACGCCGACGGGAAGTTGATGGGCGAGCCTGGGGAGAGGTCGTCCGTTTTGTTCGTCTTCAAGAAG ATCTGGCTCATGGCTTTGTGCATCACGTGCGTGTTTGCCGTCACGCTGTCGGTGTTTCCTGTGGTGACGGTGCGCGTGGAGACGGTCTACAAGGAGCACGCCAAATGGG accaAGTGTTCACATGCGTTTGCTGCTTTGTGGTTTTTAACGTCATGGACCTGTTGGGTCGTGGCGCCCCCTCCCTAGCACAGTCG CCATCCCAGGGCAGCTATTTGTTCCCGTGCGCCGTGGCGTCACGTGTGCTCTTTATTCCGCTGCTGATGATGTGCAACATTCCTGCATCCAAGCTGAGCGTCTCCTTGTTTCGCCACGACGTCATCTTCGTCGCCATCATGGCGCTCTTCGCCTTCTCCAACGGGTACCTGGCCAGCCTTTGCATGGCCTACGCACCGCG GCTCGTGGGCCACCGAGACTGCGAGACGGCCGGCTCGCTCATGACCTTCTTCCTGGTTCTAGGTTTGGCTCTGGGTGCCGCGTTCTCTTTCATTCTGGGAAAGCTGATGTAG